The segment ATAAATTTGTTCTTCTAATCAATGATTCATTGATTTTAGTCAGCAATATAGATAGAAGAACAGTGTTTGTTATTGATTGATATCTTTCTTTATtgagtattatttttaatttacagcTGCTATCACACCTTTTTCCAGCTTATGATCCTTTATCCATTCATATAAGTAGGTTCTTACCATCCTATTGACTAAATGTTAAGGGTTAAAACCTCTGTTTCTGTCTTGGATGTGCAAGTAACTGAGAAATCAACTTCCTAGAGAATAATAAAACTTTTCATGCCCAAGTTAACTAATCATTCTCTTACTAGCTGCGGTTTGATTAACAGATGCAATAAGACTCAGATCTTCCACATCACAACAAAATTCATCCAAAGCTACTTAGATTATTGGAAAAATGAGGTTCAAATTTTCCACTTTTAACTCCAAAATAAACCACAAGATGATCCATTTCCAATTTAATCCATAGAGAATGTAGGAATATCTGTCAGAAAAGCCTTCTGAAGTTCCAACTTTGTGTTTAGGATTTTCAGATTCTGCAGTGGTCACTCGgggaaattatgattttgttttttaacttttgcaGTTCTTTTTATCAGTTTAGTTGCAATCAACTGTCATTGAAATATTCCCTTGAAGATTGTCATCACTTGACCACTGCTACATGTATGTGTTGAAGTTCATCTATCCCCACTTCCCCCTTTGTTTCAACTTCCTTATGAAGAGCTGAACTGTAGTATTTGTTCTTCGAGTAGCTTTCACTGCTAAAGTAAGTGCATCCAGTCCTTAAATGCTAATTTGCTCtagaaattggttttttttttttcatactattttttgaatctttccatgacttctttttttcctggaaCCTGATTGCAGTACAACCAGAATCGACATGGCAGTAATTACAGACATTTAGGATACAGCTGATAAATGATATCAGCTAATGTTCCGAGGGGCAAACAATGCACATTCAAGTGTGGAGTCCTGCAAGGTATGCACACTTTGGACAGACTACAGGGTAGGTGAACACTCATAAAAATGGCATGACAACAGATATAGAATCCAATCTTTATAAGCTCTCCCAGAATCATAATAAGCTAATCATAACCTTGTTCTTCTCATCGTTGTTTACCAAGTTCATGCCAAGGACTCCAAAGACTCCTTTTGTCTACATTTTTTAGTTCTGTTATCTACTCTTTATTTCCTAATAATCATCACTTTCCAGAACTTTTGAACGGCTGTGGTGACATTTTTGGTATGAACATTGCTAGCTGCAGCTAATTCCTGACACTTCAATCTCTCAACTCCAGCTAAGGCATCAAGAACATACAGATTTCTACCATTGCCACTATAAAAAAGGGAAATCAACTAGCATGATGACAATATACTCGTAACTAGAAAgtagacaaataagaaaaagggaaaatctGAAGCATTACAGTGCAAGAACTTGGAAGAGACCACCAAATGATCAAATGTATGGAGTTGGAATGAATAATAACTGCACATAAAATCAACGCTGAAGCTGAATGAAGAAGTACTATCTGGCACTGTCTCTTCAGCTCTCTTGACATAACAGTCAATTTCATGTAACCAATACTACATTCTAACCATATCACTACCACATCTGTTCAGTTTTTTTGTGCTTTCAACTTTTTCCTAGTAGCACCAGCAAATGAAATATTAGAGCAACAGCGTCATAATTCGTTGCAGACAATAAATGGTAGGGAAAAAAGAGTGTAAATGCAGCAGAATTATTAGTATAACAGaagaaaaagattgaaaacaaGTAATCaatttttgattgattgaagaGCATCCGAACAGAgtcattaaatttaatgttgaagggaaaaaaactgaGCACACCACACTCCCAACTTGTTAAACTGATGTATTTGTAAACATTGAAGAGACATCAGGAACAATGCTGGAGCTGGAAAACTGCTCAGTATCTTCTAAAAGGGAACCGGATGAAGAATGCTCCAGAGATACAAAGATGTCCTCGCCTCATAAGTTGAAGACAGTGGTAAACTGAACCTTTCAGGATTCAAGACCTCCTCTCCTTCACTACCCTTTCTCATTCCTTCTTCCTTAAGTGCCATCACATACTTGTTATTCAGGAGCTCACTTGCTGTTGATCTCCGTGCAGGATTCCTTGCAAAGCAACACCGGAGAAAATCCTTACCTTCCTCTGATATGTTGCTAGGAATAGCTGGCGATTCGCGTGCAGAACCAATCATAGATAAAAGGTCCCTCGCAAATGAATCCGGATCCTTCTCTGGAAATTCTTTTCTGCTCCtttctcacatttttttttccagcgatttcgttgacgccaatTTGTTGACAAACTGATGCCATTGCTCTATTATATCATTCATGCAGGGCAACTCTTTTCATTCCATTTGATTAGAATTCCATCCTACCATCTTTATTAACTTAAGCATTGAAAGGGTGTTCCAACTGTAGACTGTTTTTTTTAGGAACAACCAAGCTAGAGATAAAGTCGAGCCCATCACTCCACTAGCCCAGAACACAACCATAAAAAATCCAGTTCTTCTCTTGAGTTTTTCACGATTTCATCACACTGCAAGAACTATTATTCACCTCTTATGTGACATACAGATTGCAAGTCATGATAACATGGCCAGCAAactagaccaaaaaaaaaaatgctacatCAAGGCAGCTCAGGGAAGACATAGGGACTTAAACTGAAGAGTTCCAAAAGAATTTGTTTACAAGGCTATTACAGATGCAGCCATTCTGGGGCCAATGAGATGGTCATTCGAGACCACTAAGGTCATTCAAAAGAATAACACACTTTGTAGCAGCCGTGGACCAATAGGGATGGTGCATATCGATAGATATTGCTGCACTGTGTTTGCTATCGCTTTAAATGCATCAACATCACTAGTAACAAGGAGAAACAAATGCCCTCTCCTTCTATCTGTTTCTTTGATAAGTTAACACCCTCCCCTTCATCATCAGACCCGCAAGAAAACAGGAACCCTCATCTGGTGTGAAGCTCAAATCTTCAGAACAAGCAGAGCCACTGAATTCATAATCTGCTCCGGTCAATGCAGCTGTCCATTACACCGTTTCCTGCATTCAAAAGTCTCCCCAGCTTCACCTGGAGTATTATTTAACCTGGGGTGGCTAGTGAGAGAATGAGCAACCGCACCGGCGGTCCTGGATAATTTCCTCGGCATGCGCATTTACCCACTTAACACCAGATAAATTTGGGGAAATCACCACAAAAGAATAACTAAATTAGCACTAGTCGAGCTATCGACAGAAGCAAAAATCCACGCAGCACATAAAAAAATGCAGtacataacatattttttttacttgtaccTAGCTCATGACCGAAGAAAGAAATATGCATTCATTTAATATATAAGTCGAGACCAAAAGGTATCACCTTGTGGCTGTAGTTTAGTGGTGAGAATTCCACGTTGTGGCCGTGGAGACCTGGGCTCGAATCCCAGCAGCCACATCATTctgaatgttttgattttttatctggGCTTGACATTGACATTGACATTTTAATCCCTTCCATTTTCCTTcgtatatatataatctctcaTAAGGCCTCATGATTTTATCTTGGGCTTGGGATGAAAAGGCCCAATCCCTTTCACTGGGCCTTTTAAGTCAACCTCAAGGATAACATCAGATCCCCTCAAGTTGTAGAAGGAAATCTTGGAATGAAGGTTAATGGTGGGACTTTTGATATAGCTTTGGTCTGGACTGTCGTTTGCAATTCTCAACCTAGTTATGGTCTTCTAGATTTTCTTCCTATTTCATTTTCAACTGCCCCCCAGCACCTTGCTGCATGGAGGCCTAATGGAGCTTCTGGTGCCCCTCTGTATATCTGCTGTTGATGCAATCTTCTGTATAGACTGCCATATTATGTTGCAAAAACCCAAAGCCTATCTCACCCACTGAGATTTTGAGCTCATCAACCCCTTTGtcttctctcctctcttcttcaTTCAAGGTGAGCTAACttcttgtattttgttttcgTTTTTACTCAAATGggcccttttctttttggtaattGGTAGTTCCTTCTCTTCTCTGTTTCCTTACTTGCTACTGCCATTCTCTGTAACGCACAAGCTCTATCTTTATGCTTTGTTGTAGCAGTGAACTTCTCTTTGGATCTCAGGTGCCTTTTGCCTTGACTGTAAATTTCATTATCGGTGCTGAACGGTGACTCTTCCTTTctttattcaatttttgttcttttcattcGTTGCCTATATGTGATTCAATGCTTAATTCTCTAGTAGAAGTTAGCTAGTTTGCTCTTAATTATGCCGCCTCAGatcaactaaaataataaataaatctccCTTCTTAGTTGCGCCTAACAGAAGGCTgctctttgatttgttttggtagGCTAAACATTTATGTGCTTTGTGATATACGAGCATGATCTCTATTCCCTGTGAATTTGTTTTAGCTGCCTGAAAACTGAGAATTTCTCTGCCTTGTGATTTGTCaacctttaattttatgtaaacTAGTAGTCACTTCAGCATAACTATTTTCTTGGAAATTTATTCCCAtctcaataaataattatattgtatttttaactgAACCGttattttctcctcctcctcctcctgacCCCTTTCTAACTTCCCTTCTCCAATTCTCCTACCTTGAATTTAAAGAAGATCATACCTCAAATTACTCCAACGATACTCTAGGTAAATAGAAATCCTCAATTGATTTTATCATGTATAATAGCATGCATGCATACCTCAATTTGGTAATTCATCTACAGTTCTCCTAGTTTTTCTTTAATGCAAACACTACTATCTTCTGGAAATAGCATCTCGTTATTCCATAATTCATCTACAGTTCTCCTTGTTCGGGGTCGAGaatgtatttataaaatccAGCCTGAGTTGTAAATTAGTtgagttaatttaaaatgatattgttttaatattttttttaaaaaataaaagttaaaacaatatcattcttaaaaacttataaaaatcaaattagatttcACCCAAATTTTGATTACAAGTAACCTGTTAGATTAACCAAGTTTGATTAGTTAAACTCCCACCCAATTCTATGTAGCACTGGTCTCTGGCGGGCGGGTTTAATAATACTGGTGGCAAAATAAACTAGTCTCCGGTGGGTTTAATAATATACTGTTGGAGAGGGTAGCTTAATAGAAGAATAACTAatagttttaaagaaaaacaaaattgagaaaaGTTTTAGTCCGGAACCCAGCTGAAAATTGGTGAATGATTGGGAGAGAGATTTAAGATTTGCCCTTGAAAGTGATATTCCAAAAGCAAAGTCACGCTTGACACAACATTAATTTCAAGTGTCTTCTGGCTATAATTAAATGCCATATTATCAACAAAAATTCTGCTTTTCCTTTCTGCAGTTTCATGGAAGACGGCAACAGACTGCAAGTAGTAATGTTTCCATGGCTAGCCACGGGACATCTCATACCATTTCTCCAACTCTCCAAGCTCTTAGCTGAAAAGGGTCACAAAATCTACTTTGTATCAACACCGAGGAACCTTAATAGGCTTcctaaaataccaaaacaactATCTTCAGAAATTATTCTAGTATCTTTACCCTTTCCTCATGTACCCAACTTACCATCCTGTGCAGAGTCATCTACAGACGTACCTTACACCAAACAACAGTTACTAAAGAAAGGCTTTGATTTGCTTGAACCACCACTGACGACTTTCCTTGAATCCTCAAGACCAGATTGGATTTTGTACGATTATGCTTCTCACTGGCTACCATCTGTAGCAGCAAGGCTTGGTATCTCATGTGCCTTCTTTAGTCTTTTCACTGCTGCATGTTTATCTTATATTGGGCCACCATCAGATTTGATGAATATTGGAGATCCCCGGTCGAAAGCTGAGGACTTCACGGTCGTGCCCAAGTGGATCCCTTTTGAATCAGACGTTGTTTTCCGTTTGCATGAGGTAACAAAGTATGTGGAGAAAACGGAGGAAGATGAAACTGGACCGTCGGATTCGATCCGGTTCGGTTTTGCAGCTGGAGGGAGTGATGTTGTGATCATTAGAAGCTCTCCCGAGTTTGAACAGGAGTGGTTCAATCTCTTACGCGATCAGCTGTACAAAAAACCAATTATACCGGTCGGGTTTTTGCCTCCAATAGTCGAACATAACGAAGAAGATGATAATATTGATGGTCACAAGTGGGGTAATATCAAAGAGTGGTTGGATAAACAAAAGGTTCACTCAGTAGTATATGTTGCCATAGGGACTGAGGCTTCTTTGAGTGGTGAAGAATTGAAAGAGTTAGCTCTTGGTTTGGAGAATTCAACGTTACCTTTCTTTTGGGTACTCAACAAAATACCTGGGTCAACTAAGAACGCGTTGGATATGCTACCAGATGGCTTTCAGGAGCGAGTCAAGAATCGTGGGATTGTACATGAGGGATGGGCTCCACAGGTGAAAATACTGAGTCATGATTCAGTTGGGGGGTTTATGACTCACTGTGGTTGGAACTCCATCATTGAGGGGCTAACGTTTGGCCGAGTGTTGATTCTGCTTCCAATCCTAAATGAACAAGGGCTTAACTCAAGGTTGTTGCATGGAAAAAAGCTTGGGCTGGAGATACCAAGAAAGGAGCAAGATGGATCATTTACATGGGCATCAGTGGCCGAGTCAATGAGAACGGCAATGGTAGATGACTCGGGCGTATCGTGGAGAAACCGGGCACGGGAAATAAGATACTTGTTTGGGGACGTGGATAGGAATAACTGTTTTGTGGCAAGGCTTGTAAATTACCTTACGGAGAATAAGAAGGCCCGGGTTCCATAAGAGTCGAATAGCTCACCTCATGGAAATAAACCCAAGGCCGAGATCTCGCTGTTTGAGATTTGAAATGGCATGCAACTAATAAAATACTTGTGAGCTTTCCTTAAATAGAATATTGTGTatgctaataaataaaaaaattgttgattttattcaaatattgagttgggaagttgaaataaaaatgctactgttaaaaaaaactgaatattTGTACCTGAAAttgaatctttaaaattttaattagtttaaatcgataaaattaagttttattttgttaaatcgaatattaatttaatgtcaaaatCTATTCTTAACATCATGAGTACCTTGTATatttaaaatcaaccaaaataaaatatcaaactcaattataaattaatcaatttaatatgaaaagattaaattgagaataaaaaagttaaatgatataaaaattaaaaaaaaacaatatataaataattattgcaattcCAGTGAATTATGTCTTTTATattgcattctttttttaaaaaaatatttttctatcatgtATATCCTCGTCTCTTCATGTTCATGTGAttctaaaaatagttttatatttcacttattgtaaaattaaattataactattaaatgaaaagcaaaaggACTAATAAAAAACTGcaagtgataaaaaataaattttgaagatccaacaaaaaaatatgcaaaaaaaaaacagattttaggtgataaaaaagtttgaaggcacaataaaaaaaaacaaaaagggaaggatgcaaataataaaaaaaaaacttaaagtgGTTTATTGTTCATGTAAACAAACAGTGTTTCATcccaagttttttaatatatagtaaaataatttaaagttttttgaaagattttggtTATGGTAGgcaaattaaattatcatgtaatttaacaaattttgagagagaaaagccctcactttataattatatatccaACGATTCCATATATCTTCAATCGTTCTTCAATCATACCAAAATACACCATATGTGATTCTCATTTCAATATCTTCAATttggaatgaaaaacaaattgatggaAGAACTAACTGAAGATTGACTATATAGaccttaattaaatatttgtattGATAAAACTAGAGATgcaattaaagaataattagggtactcattttatatttgtttattattaataaagtttatcaataaaatatactttttaattaaataaaaaattaatttaatttcaagaaaaatatttttatttttattttgaattgatggtATAATTTCACATTTGGATCTTCCTTAATCGATAAAATATGGTACTGCCTCGCGTGGAGGATAACTTTCAATACAGAAGCCGTCCCTG is part of the Populus nigra chromosome 8, ddPopNigr1.1, whole genome shotgun sequence genome and harbors:
- the LOC133700446 gene encoding UDP-glycosyltransferase 91C1, whose amino-acid sequence is MEDGNRLQVVMFPWLATGHLIPFLQLSKLLAEKGHKIYFVSTPRNLNRLPKIPKQLSSEIILVSLPFPHVPNLPSCAESSTDVPYTKQQLLKKGFDLLEPPLTTFLESSRPDWILYDYASHWLPSVAARLGISCAFFSLFTAACLSYIGPPSDLMNIGDPRSKAEDFTVVPKWIPFESDVVFRLHEVTKYVEKTEEDETGPSDSIRFGFAAGGSDVVIIRSSPEFEQEWFNLLRDQLYKKPIIPVGFLPPIVEHNEEDDNIDGHKWGNIKEWLDKQKVHSVVYVAIGTEASLSGEELKELALGLENSTLPFFWVLNKIPGSTKNALDMLPDGFQERVKNRGIVHEGWAPQVKILSHDSVGGFMTHCGWNSIIEGLTFGRVLILLPILNEQGLNSRLLHGKKLGLEIPRKEQDGSFTWASVAESMRTAMVDDSGVSWRNRAREIRYLFGDVDRNNCFVARLVNYLTENKKARVP